A window of the Henckelia pumila isolate YLH828 chromosome 3, ASM3356847v2, whole genome shotgun sequence genome harbors these coding sequences:
- the LOC140890280 gene encoding uncharacterized protein yields MVYVNGSSTFTGSGADIVVESPHGDKFQYTIKFLFPATNNEAEYEAFIMGIKLALSVGAKRLTIHSDSQHIISQVNENYEAKEDKMLEYLTQVNELLLRLDSYDIKQIPRGKNESADHLANEECSLKDEIIDYLMRGNLPANQVEAQKLRVRAARFTIIDKELYKIGFSSP; encoded by the exons ATGGTTTATGTCAACGGGTCATCAACCTTTACAGGAAGCGGTGCAGATATAGTTGTGGAGAGCCCACATggagataaatttcaatataCCATCAAATTTCTATTCCCTGCAACGAATAATGAGGCAGAATATGAAGCTTTCATCATGGGAATTAAATTGGCTCTGTCGGTCGGAGCAAAAAGACTGACGATACACAGTGACTCCCAACATATCATCAGTCAGGTTAATGAAAATTATGAAGCGAAGGAAGATAAAATGCTTGAATACCTCACTCAAGTAAATGAACTTCTCTTGCGTTTAGACAGCTATGATATAAAGCAGATACCTAGAGGGAAAAATGAGTCAGCAGACCATCTTGCCAA CGAAGAATGTAGTCTGAAAGATGAAATAATCGACTATTTGATGCGGGGTAACCTACCCGCTAACCAAGTAGAAGCTCAAAAACTTAGAGTGCGAGCTGCTCGGTTCACGATCATTGACAAAGAACTGTATAAAATAGGTTTCTCTTCACCTTAA